A region from the Achromobacter seleniivolatilans genome encodes:
- a CDS encoding DUF2304 domain-containing protein has product MIFSILLTAVFLFMAVYSFAFIRPNAIRFLLCLAYFVGIFFVWNPDITSTIAHFFGIGRGLDFFLILLLVAIINALVLLARHINSQHRAVTNLARYIALQNARPGDNKTE; this is encoded by the coding sequence ATGATTTTCAGCATCTTGCTAACGGCCGTGTTTCTTTTCATGGCCGTTTACAGCTTTGCCTTCATCCGCCCGAATGCAATTCGTTTCCTGTTGTGCCTGGCGTATTTCGTCGGCATCTTTTTCGTCTGGAACCCAGACATCACGTCGACGATCGCTCACTTCTTCGGCATTGGCCGCGGCCTGGATTTCTTCCTGATTCTGCTGCTCGTAGCGATCATCAACGCCTTGGTCTTGCTGGCGCGCCACATTAATTCGCAGCACCGCGCCGTCACCAATCTTGCACGCTACATTGCGCTTCAGAACGCCCGCCCAGGCGACAACAAAACAGAATAA
- a CDS encoding RDD family protein, which translates to MQCPSCNWQNPASNTLCFSCRKPLPVKTVAPAAAVAKSAAPAQNAPVFPSIWPRLGATAVDGLFMVVAIIALIWATSLTYQGLTGESCPVWLQLLAGLIGWLLPAFMDAWTDGSPGKRLLKMRVLNSKAKAPGLTRSIWRHTLKYTLNLAVPGLFHHIQQAIFGERAMHNALAGTHVVSSQANPRAVQSALAKARAVTGTGKFLFFVFGVLALILGGVVIGVGIMSKDSNDNPLHADVVRFDLVSDPIRMLVENHYRSTKAYPATMADIGLTQESLQNSGFSKLEMNPVNGVLRLTIAGAPRDDGFPTLAGKHLMYLPELRSEKKGGGIRRWQCGSDDIPRDDRPYSCRHDTSAFAR; encoded by the coding sequence ATGCAATGCCCTAGCTGTAACTGGCAGAATCCGGCCTCCAATACCCTGTGCTTCAGCTGCCGCAAGCCGTTGCCGGTCAAAACCGTAGCGCCGGCTGCCGCAGTTGCGAAGTCCGCCGCCCCTGCTCAGAACGCTCCGGTCTTTCCCAGCATCTGGCCCCGCCTGGGCGCCACCGCGGTCGACGGGCTGTTCATGGTGGTGGCGATCATCGCCCTGATCTGGGCAACCTCACTCACCTACCAGGGCCTGACGGGCGAATCATGCCCGGTGTGGCTACAGCTATTGGCGGGGCTGATCGGTTGGCTGCTTCCGGCCTTCATGGACGCCTGGACTGACGGCTCCCCCGGCAAACGTCTGTTGAAAATGCGGGTACTCAATAGCAAGGCGAAGGCGCCCGGCCTCACGCGGTCGATATGGCGCCATACGTTGAAGTACACGCTCAACCTGGCGGTGCCCGGCCTGTTCCATCACATTCAACAGGCCATTTTTGGTGAACGCGCCATGCACAACGCTCTGGCAGGCACCCACGTGGTATCCAGCCAGGCGAACCCGCGCGCAGTGCAATCTGCCCTTGCCAAGGCGCGCGCCGTCACTGGCACAGGCAAGTTCCTGTTCTTCGTCTTCGGCGTGTTGGCGCTGATTCTGGGCGGCGTGGTCATTGGCGTTGGCATCATGAGCAAAGACAGCAACGACAATCCACTGCACGCTGACGTCGTCCGCTTCGATCTCGTGTCAGACCCCATCCGCATGCTGGTGGAAAATCACTACCGCAGCACGAAGGCATATCCCGCCACCATGGCGGACATCGGCCTGACTCAGGAGTCGCTACAGAACAGCGGCTTTAGCAAACTGGAAATGAATCCCGTGAACGGCGTGCTGCGGCTGACCATTGCCGGCGCTCCCCGTGATGACGGGTTTCCCACGCTGGCAGGCAAGCATCTGATGTACCTGCCGGAGTTGCGCTCGGAAAAGAAAGGCGGCGGCATCCGCCGCTGGCAGTGCGGCAGCGACGACATCCCGCGCGATGACCGTCCCTATAGCTGCCGCCACGACACCAGCGCCTTTGCGCGCTAG
- a CDS encoding hydroxymethylglutaryl-CoA lyase: MNQDVRLCEVGPRDGLQMAKGMMPAADKLRWIRQLASAGLREIEVGSFVSPRLVPQMADTGVILPEVLKIDGLTVCALACNLKGAIAAYEAGAHVLSFPISVSDTHSHANVGKGTDAQVEMMASIVDWVRSQPRPMRIDAAVATAFGCSMEGGVPVRRVALVAAAVARTGVDEIALADTVGYAHPAQVRDVVRATQDAVGSQLTKLHLHDTMGLGLANALAGLNEGIRSFDSCLGGLGGCPFAPGASGNIVTEDLVFMLESMGYRTGVDLPRLLAARGLLADALPEETLRSGVAAAGIPKTFYAGANAVA; this comes from the coding sequence ATGAATCAGGACGTCAGACTTTGCGAAGTGGGTCCGCGTGACGGGCTGCAAATGGCCAAGGGCATGATGCCCGCCGCTGACAAGCTTCGCTGGATACGGCAGCTGGCCAGCGCAGGGCTGCGCGAGATCGAAGTCGGCAGCTTCGTATCGCCGCGTCTGGTGCCGCAGATGGCGGACACTGGCGTCATCCTGCCGGAAGTCTTGAAGATAGACGGCCTGACCGTCTGCGCTCTGGCTTGCAACCTGAAGGGCGCAATCGCTGCTTATGAGGCGGGCGCGCACGTGTTGTCGTTTCCGATATCGGTCAGCGATACGCATAGCCATGCCAACGTAGGCAAGGGCACAGACGCGCAGGTGGAGATGATGGCGTCGATTGTGGATTGGGTCCGGTCGCAGCCGCGTCCCATGCGCATTGATGCGGCGGTGGCTACCGCGTTCGGCTGTTCAATGGAAGGCGGCGTGCCGGTTCGGCGAGTGGCGCTGGTGGCTGCTGCTGTGGCGCGTACCGGCGTTGACGAAATTGCACTGGCCGACACCGTGGGATATGCGCATCCCGCGCAGGTGCGCGACGTGGTGCGGGCGACGCAGGACGCGGTGGGAAGCCAGCTGACCAAGCTGCATCTGCACGACACCATGGGGCTGGGTCTGGCGAATGCGCTGGCGGGCCTGAACGAAGGCATCCGCAGCTTTGATTCGTGTCTGGGCGGCCTGGGCGGGTGCCCCTTCGCGCCGGGCGCATCAGGCAATATCGTCACCGAAGATCTGGTGTTCATGCTGGAAAGCATGGGCTACCGGACGGGCGTTGATCTGCCGCGGCTGCTGGCCGCGCGAGGCCTGCTGGCGGATGCGCTGCCAGAAGAGACTTTGCGCAGCGGCGTGGCTGCCGCTGGCATACCCAAGACTTTTTACGCGGGCGCCAACGCCGTTGCTTGA
- a CDS encoding Bug family tripartite tricarboxylate transporter substrate binding protein — translation MIRKLVALAALAVACTAHAQDYPNKPIRIIIPSTPGGGTDYIGRLMSNKLHELNGWAVVPENKPGAGTALGLAEAARAPAQGYDLVIGQSDNVTLIPLLMKVAYDPIKDLAPVALVATTPMVLLVSDSSPYKTLPEVIEAARKDPNKMSYGTSGTGGGVHIAMEMLQHEAGFKMQHVPYKGSAPALADLMGGHLQFAGSSISSAASLIKSGKVRALAVTSPKRNAALPDVPTVAELGYKDFSVVTYYGVLAPAKTPAAIVARLNADFNKLLARKDVQEALAFQGLETDPISSEQFAALIQSDIGKAQQTIKSAGIVVQQ, via the coding sequence ATGATTCGAAAACTCGTCGCGCTGGCCGCTTTGGCTGTCGCTTGCACGGCACACGCGCAAGACTATCCCAACAAACCCATCCGCATCATCATCCCGTCCACGCCGGGCGGAGGCACCGACTATATCGGCAGGCTGATGAGCAACAAGCTGCACGAGCTGAATGGCTGGGCCGTGGTGCCCGAAAACAAGCCTGGCGCAGGCACCGCGTTGGGACTGGCGGAAGCGGCGCGCGCGCCGGCGCAAGGTTATGACCTGGTGATCGGCCAGTCCGACAACGTCACCTTGATACCGCTGCTGATGAAAGTAGCCTACGACCCCATCAAAGACCTGGCGCCTGTGGCGCTGGTAGCCACCACGCCGATGGTGCTGCTCGTATCGGACAGTTCGCCCTATAAAACCTTGCCCGAGGTGATCGAGGCAGCGCGGAAAGATCCGAACAAGATGTCGTACGGGACATCGGGCACAGGCGGGGGCGTGCACATCGCGATGGAAATGCTGCAACACGAGGCCGGCTTCAAAATGCAGCACGTGCCATACAAGGGTTCGGCGCCGGCTCTGGCGGATCTGATGGGCGGGCATCTGCAATTTGCGGGATCGTCGATTTCGTCCGCAGCGTCGCTGATCAAGTCCGGCAAGGTGCGCGCGCTGGCGGTAACGTCGCCCAAGCGCAATGCGGCCCTGCCGGATGTGCCCACCGTGGCAGAGCTGGGCTACAAGGATTTCAGCGTGGTGACCTACTACGGCGTGCTGGCACCGGCCAAGACACCCGCCGCCATCGTGGCGCGCCTGAATGCAGATTTCAACAAGCTGCTGGCTCGCAAGGATGTGCAGGAGGCGCTGGCATTCCAGGGGCTGGAGACGGACCCTATATCCAGCGAACAGTTTGCCGCGCTGATCCAGTCGGATATCGGCAAGGCACAGCAGACAATCAAGAGCGCGGGCATCGTGGTTCAGCAATAG
- a CDS encoding CaiB/BaiF CoA transferase family protein gives MSAAPASPFMDSSELPLRGIKVLELSHMIMGPAAGLSLADLGADVIKVEPIDGDRTRRLKGSGSGYFPVFNRNKQSLAIDLKSPEGQDVVRQLALQTDMVVENFRDGSLAQYGLDYESLSAENPGLIYVSLKGFLSGPYKHRTALDEVVQMMGGLAYINGGADTPQRVAASVNDILGGTFGVVGALAALHDRHATGRGRHVRSGLFENNLLLVAQFIAQYQLTGTAPKPMGAERKPPWGVYDVFETADGRVFVAVVGDAQWRNFAQKFLPPEWAADPRLATAVDREAARSWLVPGVAEILKNWKTDALCQALEAANLSYGPIRQPHDLLDDAHLNAGGALLKTLLPDGSEISTAALPIEFDGRKAGKRCDPPVQGGQTHAILQGLGLDAARIDALRVAGVIA, from the coding sequence ATGAGCGCAGCACCGGCTTCACCCTTCATGGATAGTTCAGAGTTGCCCTTGCGCGGCATCAAGGTTTTGGAACTGTCCCACATGATCATGGGGCCGGCCGCCGGTCTGTCGCTGGCGGATCTGGGCGCCGATGTGATCAAGGTCGAACCCATCGATGGAGATCGCACGCGCAGGCTCAAGGGGTCGGGCAGCGGTTATTTCCCTGTGTTCAATCGCAATAAGCAAAGCCTGGCGATCGATCTGAAATCGCCCGAAGGGCAGGATGTGGTGCGCCAGCTGGCCTTGCAGACGGACATGGTGGTGGAGAATTTTCGTGATGGCAGTCTGGCGCAATACGGGTTGGACTATGAGTCCCTGTCGGCTGAAAACCCCGGGCTGATCTATGTGTCATTAAAGGGTTTTTTGTCCGGTCCATACAAGCATCGCACGGCGCTGGATGAGGTCGTGCAGATGATGGGCGGGCTGGCGTATATCAATGGCGGGGCAGATACGCCGCAACGCGTGGCAGCATCGGTCAACGACATTCTGGGCGGCACCTTCGGCGTGGTGGGCGCGCTGGCGGCGTTGCATGACCGCCATGCCACGGGACGCGGCCGCCATGTGCGTTCGGGCTTGTTTGAAAACAACCTGCTGCTGGTGGCGCAGTTCATCGCTCAGTATCAGTTGACCGGCACGGCGCCCAAACCCATGGGGGCGGAGCGCAAGCCGCCATGGGGTGTTTACGACGTGTTCGAAACGGCGGACGGCCGGGTGTTCGTGGCGGTGGTGGGCGATGCGCAATGGCGCAACTTTGCCCAGAAGTTCCTGCCGCCTGAATGGGCAGCAGACCCTCGGCTGGCCACTGCCGTTGACCGCGAGGCTGCCCGCTCGTGGCTGGTGCCTGGCGTGGCGGAGATCCTGAAGAACTGGAAAACCGATGCGTTGTGTCAGGCGCTGGAAGCCGCGAATCTATCGTATGGACCGATCCGCCAGCCGCACGATCTGCTGGACGATGCGCACCTGAACGCCGGGGGCGCTTTGCTGAAAACCCTGCTGCCCGACGGCAGTGAAATATCCACGGCGGCGCTGCCGATCGAATTCGATGGGCGCAAGGCCGGCAAGCGTTGCGATCCGCCGGTGCAAGGCGGCCAGACCCACGCCATCTTGCAGGGGCTGGGCCTGGATGCTGCGCGCATCGACGCGTTGCGCGTTGCGGGAGTCATTGCATGA
- a CDS encoding LysR family transcriptional regulator produces MKPALPALPVSRDIDPVSLRLFLSALEEGSLARAAARENIVPSAVSKRMSEMEDVFGVPLLERGVKGVQPTPAGNALATHARRLLQDMDRMHREMAGFATGVRGHIRLAVSVAALSGELPAQIQSFRRAYPQIDISLEEDTTQAAFRSVLEGHADVAAGSDFGHDGLQVFPCGHCELAAVVPGQHLLADRETLDYAQLLPFEQIELNRDNGISSVFEQAAKEAGVMRRISARVSSHETICMLVARGMGVAVVPQYLKARLPHLDIRFVPLTGPWSSTPICIAVRDPEALPPAARALLAHLKVLPGA; encoded by the coding sequence ATGAAGCCTGCCCTGCCTGCCTTGCCCGTCTCTCGCGATATTGACCCCGTATCGCTCCGATTATTTCTGTCTGCGCTTGAAGAGGGCAGTCTGGCGCGCGCCGCCGCTCGCGAGAACATCGTGCCGTCAGCGGTCAGCAAGCGCATGTCTGAAATGGAAGATGTTTTCGGCGTGCCGCTATTGGAGCGAGGCGTCAAAGGCGTGCAGCCAACCCCTGCGGGCAATGCGCTGGCGACCCATGCGCGCAGGCTGTTGCAAGACATGGACCGCATGCATCGCGAAATGGCGGGTTTTGCTACAGGTGTGCGCGGGCATATCCGGCTGGCCGTCAGCGTGGCCGCCTTGTCCGGCGAACTGCCAGCCCAGATTCAATCGTTTCGCCGGGCCTATCCGCAGATCGATATCTCGCTGGAAGAGGACACGACCCAGGCGGCGTTTCGATCCGTGCTGGAAGGGCACGCAGACGTGGCCGCCGGATCGGATTTTGGCCATGATGGTTTGCAGGTATTTCCCTGCGGTCACTGTGAGCTGGCGGCAGTGGTGCCGGGCCAGCACCTTTTGGCCGATCGGGAAACACTGGACTACGCACAACTGCTGCCCTTCGAGCAGATTGAATTGAACCGCGACAACGGCATCAGCAGCGTGTTTGAACAGGCGGCAAAAGAGGCGGGCGTGATGCGGCGCATCAGTGCGCGCGTGAGCTCCCACGAAACCATCTGCATGCTGGTGGCGCGCGGTATGGGCGTGGCGGTTGTGCCGCAGTATCTGAAAGCGCGCTTGCCGCACCTGGACATCCGCTTCGTGCCCTTGACCGGTCCTTGGTCCAGCACGCCTATCTGTATTGCAGTGCGAGATCCAGAGGCCTTGCCGCCAGCCGCGCGGGCGTTGCTGGCCCATTTGAAGGTGTTGCCAGGGGCATAG
- a CDS encoding tetratricopeptide repeat protein: protein MSSLIEAIHRADDGHEHAQMLSLCEQGVREQPGSAVMWALRARYHDKRSAHAQRDADLARSLTLDPQCSDALRVRATALYDAGEQQEAWSLLREARQRAPSHYGLMMSEAYLLINDRRLEDAIDCWTRASNLRPSAAAPHCYIGSNLHNAGRYQDALPYHQRAVALAPNNGGFLYDAGNNYRRLGDLKNAIAMFDRARVILGEENAIQHNRASCLQALERHEDAVEEWTSLLRREPDWDWPLEGKARSLHRLGRADEAAPLWRHLDALSDSGWEGRKEQAREYVRSRDPELAEQALLGLDPMECGDAQLLFVAGNAQRDQSNWEGALAYYLCGYELAPDSDFLPGNAADMLTRLDRYDEALPLSEVAISLDPDWLKWRRVRIDALTHLGRAAEAVSDADRALETWPDSGPLHAERINALIGAKRLEEALAACDRLIGLDPDYRSWALFSRGEIYGQMKRHAESAMAFRQAAASYQQNGRANYQDLSLRNAQAAEEAAAAPRGFLGRLFGRK, encoded by the coding sequence ATGTCCAGTTTGATCGAAGCCATCCACCGCGCCGACGACGGCCACGAGCACGCGCAAATGCTCTCCTTGTGCGAACAAGGCGTCCGCGAGCAACCCGGATCAGCAGTCATGTGGGCGTTACGTGCCCGCTATCACGACAAGCGCAGCGCTCACGCGCAGCGCGACGCCGACCTGGCGCGGTCTTTGACGCTGGACCCGCAGTGCAGCGATGCCCTGCGCGTGCGCGCCACGGCGCTCTACGATGCAGGCGAACAGCAGGAGGCCTGGAGCCTCTTGCGTGAAGCCCGGCAGCGGGCGCCTTCGCACTACGGCTTGATGATGTCCGAGGCGTACCTGCTGATCAACGATCGCCGATTAGAGGACGCTATCGACTGCTGGACCCGCGCATCGAACCTGCGCCCGTCCGCTGCCGCGCCGCACTGCTATATCGGCTCAAACCTGCATAACGCAGGCCGCTACCAGGACGCGTTGCCCTACCACCAGCGCGCCGTTGCGCTGGCGCCCAACAATGGCGGCTTCCTGTACGACGCCGGCAACAATTACCGGCGCCTGGGCGATCTGAAAAACGCCATCGCCATGTTCGACCGCGCCCGCGTCATTCTTGGCGAAGAAAACGCCATCCAGCACAACCGTGCCTCGTGTCTGCAAGCGCTGGAACGGCATGAGGATGCCGTGGAAGAATGGACGAGCCTGCTGCGCCGCGAACCCGATTGGGATTGGCCATTGGAAGGCAAGGCGCGGTCCCTGCACCGCTTGGGCCGCGCGGACGAAGCCGCGCCGCTGTGGCGCCATCTGGACGCCTTGTCGGATTCGGGTTGGGAAGGCCGCAAGGAACAAGCCCGCGAATATGTCCGCAGCCGCGACCCCGAATTGGCCGAACAGGCCTTGCTGGGCCTGGACCCCATGGAATGCGGCGATGCGCAATTGCTGTTCGTGGCGGGGAACGCGCAGCGCGACCAAAGCAACTGGGAAGGGGCGCTTGCCTATTATCTTTGCGGTTATGAACTCGCCCCCGACAGTGATTTTCTGCCGGGCAACGCTGCCGACATGCTGACCCGCCTGGATCGTTACGACGAAGCCCTGCCGCTGTCGGAAGTCGCGATTTCTCTGGACCCCGACTGGCTGAAGTGGCGCCGCGTGCGCATCGATGCGCTGACCCATCTGGGCCGTGCCGCAGAGGCAGTAAGCGACGCCGACCGAGCGTTGGAAACTTGGCCGGACAGCGGCCCCTTGCATGCCGAGCGCATCAACGCCCTGATCGGCGCCAAGCGCCTGGAAGAAGCGCTTGCCGCGTGCGACCGACTGATCGGGCTTGACCCGGACTACCGCAGCTGGGCCCTGTTTTCACGCGGCGAGATCTACGGACAAATGAAGCGACACGCAGAGTCGGCCATGGCTTTCCGCCAAGCGGCCGCTTCTTATCAGCAGAACGGCCGCGCCAACTATCAAGACCTGTCCTTACGCAACGCTCAAGCGGCAGAAGAAGCCGCCGCCGCGCCGCGCGGATTTCTTGGCCGCTTGTTCGGCCGCAAATAG
- a CDS encoding universal stress protein yields the protein MYKHILIPIDGSSLANTGLEQGLGLARALGASVTVVTAYGTFHMPSMETVQLEGVRKTYEHQAKELAGSLLAEAAARAQALGVPCTTEMRESDTPYQVIIDIALTQGCDLITMSSHGRGGVAALLLGSQTQKVLAHSTVPVLVYR from the coding sequence ATGTACAAGCACATTCTTATCCCCATTGATGGATCCAGCCTTGCCAATACCGGTCTGGAACAAGGGCTGGGTCTGGCCCGCGCGCTTGGCGCCAGCGTCACCGTGGTGACGGCTTATGGCACCTTCCACATGCCTTCGATGGAAACCGTGCAACTGGAAGGCGTGCGCAAGACGTACGAACACCAGGCCAAGGAACTGGCGGGTTCCCTCCTCGCCGAAGCCGCGGCCCGCGCTCAGGCTCTGGGTGTGCCCTGCACTACCGAAATGCGGGAAAGCGACACGCCCTATCAGGTCATCATCGACATCGCGCTGACTCAAGGCTGCGACCTGATCACGATGAGCTCGCATGGACGTGGTGGCGTGGCCGCGCTGCTGTTGGGCAGCCAGACACAAAAAGTGCTGGCGCATTCCACGGTGCCGGTTCTGGTGTACCGCTGA
- a CDS encoding glycosyltransferase family 2 protein — protein MSFNDLDRVWVVIAAFNEGTVIANTVAGVLEHMKNVVVCDDCSSDATAVAARGAGAHVLSHPINLGQGAALQTGIAYALQQNAEYIVTFDADGQHDAREIAPMLAALKASGADAALGSRFLGTKTNIARSRKLVLSAALLFTRITSRIRLTDVHNGFRVLTRKFCQEFEFKQNRMAHASEILDHIASHHVRFIEHPVTIVYTEYSIRKGQRSSNAIRILMELLMGRVSK, from the coding sequence ATGTCTTTCAATGACCTAGACCGCGTTTGGGTGGTCATAGCCGCCTTTAACGAGGGCACCGTAATCGCCAATACCGTTGCTGGCGTGCTGGAGCACATGAAGAACGTTGTGGTCTGCGACGATTGCTCAAGCGATGCCACCGCCGTGGCAGCACGCGGCGCCGGCGCGCACGTGTTGTCGCACCCGATCAATCTGGGCCAGGGCGCTGCGCTGCAAACCGGTATTGCCTACGCACTTCAACAAAACGCGGAGTACATCGTCACTTTTGACGCCGATGGCCAGCACGACGCCCGCGAGATCGCCCCCATGCTTGCCGCGCTTAAGGCGAGCGGCGCCGACGCCGCGCTGGGTAGCCGTTTTCTGGGCACGAAAACCAACATCGCCCGTTCGCGCAAGCTGGTGCTCAGCGCTGCCCTGCTATTCACACGGATTACCTCACGCATCCGGCTGACCGACGTACACAACGGATTTCGTGTGCTGACACGCAAGTTCTGCCAGGAATTCGAATTCAAGCAGAACCGCATGGCGCACGCTTCGGAAATTCTGGATCACATTGCGTCTCACCATGTGCGCTTCATTGAGCATCCGGTGACCATCGTCTACACGGAATACTCAATCAGAAAGGGGCAACGAAGCTCGAATGCCATTCGTATTCTGATGGAGTTGTTGATGGGGAGAGTATCCAAATGA